One part of the Pecten maximus chromosome 1, xPecMax1.1, whole genome shotgun sequence genome encodes these proteins:
- the LOC117328389 gene encoding uncharacterized protein LOC117328389, whose amino-acid sequence MSLVLWLMLAISELVPGHNCQSRVIARPCCVPSHFRCVMDVTGGYTDPVSGKTSFVDSKVRLYNDYELNVTRTDTDVTLPSGVTFVHSELTYYNQHISYKIDGRQCRTDRITALMQDKCIPDDATLLGTNRIGQSGHKSITVDTWHYVTSNNITILRAVTVDQCWPVYQTEQSVYNGGFSEMAYMINNIELGEHPDLIVTPNTCSKT is encoded by the exons atgtcaTTAGTTCTTTGGCTGATGCTGGCCATTTCGGAGCTGGTACCTGGACATAACTGCCAGAGTAGGGTCATCGCCCGACCATGTTGTGTTCCGTCTCACTTCCGGTGTGTGATGGACGTAACTGGAGGATACACGGATCCTGTCTCTGGAAAAACTTCATTTGTAGAT AGCAAAGTCCGTCTTTACAACGATTACGAGTTGAACGTTACTAGAACCGATACTGACGTCACACTTCCAAGCGGTGTAACTTTTGTTCACTCGGAGCTAACGTACTACAACCAG CATATCTCCTATAAAATAGACGGAAGGCAGTGTCGAACTGATCGTATCACCGCTCTTATGCAGGACAAGTGTATCCCAG ATGACGCCACTCTGTTAGGGACGAATCGTATAGGACAATCTGGTCACAAGAGCATCACCGTTGACACGTGGCATTACGTCACATCCAATAATATCACGATTCTGCGCGCTGTGACAGTGGATCAATGTTGGCCCGTCTACCAAACAGAGCAGAGTGTTTACAATGGAG gCTTCTCAGAAATGGCTTATATGATTAACAACATCGAGCTGGGTGAACACCCTGATTTAATCGTAACACCGAACACTTGTTCAAAGACTTGA
- the LOC117328400 gene encoding uncharacterized protein LOC117328400 → MATPGDVSTSLDEKSLKTTNANPVNKITVITMNVSGPYAGDDSARSRRKCISDVVWANNPHILLIQEFRWKGIRRKIWENTPLPDRYTYTGNTEASIIYDTERLCLEEPAKLQTILEELKRKREISEDFSPLARSCIRVWKTDAFKVLVVSWHGVHSRINNEEKKTQFRDLQVYLKKLSKEKEAAILLGGDFNINISLIRSLVFENFTLYEYKPSERRSGKVIDYFITSSELDLTDVRYIDLVKRKEDETTKDPHDVLDHDPVSAIVSSSTEEKTSKCSGHATASTSREELDLSIAQGSSIGIDEDKASLEDSSSRKKDETGIRITLVAEDEGEPQCSRTAATSPREDHSTAAGNEEEVTCKPTDKTNLKLTDMMELHLQRLILNIGGTSFETSVTTLQQDPQGLLAKMVLKNSPMKPYNEDKHHKSYFIDRDSKHFPSILNYLRYIGQGVTARVLPSDNIDLEELLIEVKFFELHGLEKLVEQRLRERGGTTRDAD, encoded by the exons ATGGCCACACCAGGCGACGTCAGTACATCGCTTGATGAGAAAAGTCTGAAAACAACTAATGCAAACCCTGTAAATAAAATAACTGTTATTACTATGAATGTAAGCGGTCCGTATGCCGGGGATGATTCTGCTCGCAGTAGGAGAAAATGTATTTCTGACGTTGTTTGGGCTAATAATCCACACATCCTCCTAATACAAGAATTCCGATGGAAAGGAATTCGACGGAAGATTTGGGAAAACACTCCTTTACCTGATCGCTATACATACACTGGCAACACGGAAGCTAGTATTATATACGATACCGAACGTTTGTGTTTGGAAGAACCAGCAAAATTACAGACAATTTTGGaagaattaaaaagaaaaagagaaataTCGGAGGATTTTTCGCCTTTAGCACGTAGTTGTATACGAGTTTGGAAAACAGATGCATTCAAAGTCCTCGTTGTGTCATGGCATGGTGTACATAGTCGTATTAATAACGAAGAAAAGAAGACGCAGTTCAGAGATCTGCAAGTGTATTTGAAGAAGCTATCTAAAGAAAAAGAAGCTGCTATACTTTTGGGTGGTGAtttcaatatcaacatttccctaATCAGAAGTCTTGTCTTCGAGAATTTTACCCTGTATGAGTATAAACCGTCAGAGCGACGAAGCGGAAAGGTTATAGATTATTTTATAACTTCTTCAGAATTGGATCTTACAGATGTTCGGTATATCGACCTTGTCAAAAGGAAAGAAGATGAAACAACAAAGGACCCGCACGACGTGCTGGATCACGATCCAGTTTCCGCTATTGTGTCCTCGAGCACGGAGGAG AAAACTAGCAAATGCAGCGGTCATGCGACAGCATCTACATCACGAGAAGAACTTGACTTAAGCATAGCTCAGGGGTCTAGCATTGGTATCGACGAGGACAAAGCGTCCTTGGAGGATTCATCTTCCCGCAAAAAGGACGAAACTGGTATTAGGATCACACTGGTCGCGGAAGACGAGGGTGAACCCCAGTGTTCTAGGACAGCAGCAACATCACCTAGAGAGGACCACAGCACCGCAGCGGGGAATGAAGAGGAAGTCACGTGTAAACCCACAGATAAAACAAACTTAAAATTGACTGATATGATGGAACTCCATTTACAACGGTTAATTCTGAACATTGGAGGCACAAGCTTTGAAACTAGTGTAACTACCTTACAACAGGATCCGCAGGGACTACTAGCAAAAATGGTATTGAAGAACTCGCCTATGAAACCCTACAATGAAGACAAACATCACAAAAGTTATTTTATTGATAGGGATAGCAAACATTTTCCATCTATACTTAATTATCTCAGGTATATAGGACAGGGTGTCACAGCTCGAGTACTACCATCAGACAATATCGATTTGGAAGAACTTCTCATTGAAGTCAAATTCTTTGAGTTACATGGATTAGA